The Pseudomonadota bacterium genome has a segment encoding these proteins:
- the rbfA gene encoding 30S ribosome-binding factor RbfA → MRYRRLKLQDLLREEISLMIQRDIKDPGLGFITILDVKMTEDLRYAKVFYSIYGNDEEKKKTIQALKRAKGYMKVLLGERLKLRYMPDITFIVDDSYEKVARIEEIIKKETHDREN, encoded by the coding sequence GAGATATAGACGGCTTAAGCTTCAGGACCTCCTTCGCGAGGAAATTTCTTTGATGATCCAGAGAGATATTAAAGATCCGGGATTAGGATTCATCACTATTCTCGATGTGAAAATGACTGAAGACCTCAGGTATGCAAAAGTATTTTACTCAATATACGGAAACGATGAGGAAAAAAAGAAAACAATTCAGGCCCTGAAAAGAGCCAAAGGATATATGAAAGTCCTGCTGGGAGAGAGATTGAAGCTGCGGTATATGCCAGACATTACCTTTATCGTTGATGATTCCTATGAAAAGGTTGCAAGGATTGAAGAAATTATAAAAAAGGAAACTCATGATAGAGAAAATTAG
- a CDS encoding bifunctional oligoribonuclease/PAP phosphatase NrnA, with product MIEKIRELIYKGNNFLITTHKDPDGDALGSAFSMYYALEALGKTVTVFLKDQVPYMYEFLPKPLQMTHEFPVGQYDAIFVLDCGNLHRVGDGFEKLKDMGSFINIDHHRTNETFGIVNLMDESASSTAEILYKLFRTLKITITYDMAINIYTAILTDTGSFRHDNTGSEAFLICEEMTKLGVKPVYVSQMVYENHPKERYLLLGLVFSTMKTYFQDRVVMAYVTEEMFKKTNTDKDYSDGFVEYLREIRGVEAAILIREINKQKYKISMRSKGLADVAAICGTFGGGGHKKAAGCTIDGSLEEVKDKLNECFIKEFI from the coding sequence ATGATAGAGAAAATTAGAGAGCTTATATATAAAGGGAATAATTTCCTCATAACTACCCACAAAGATCCTGATGGTGACGCTCTGGGTTCGGCATTTTCAATGTATTATGCGCTTGAAGCACTTGGTAAAACAGTAACTGTTTTTCTAAAAGATCAGGTGCCTTACATGTATGAGTTCTTGCCGAAACCGCTACAGATGACCCATGAGTTTCCGGTTGGTCAATACGATGCAATTTTTGTCCTTGATTGCGGAAACCTCCACCGGGTAGGAGACGGATTCGAAAAGTTGAAAGATATGGGTTCTTTTATAAATATTGACCACCACAGGACAAACGAAACCTTCGGTATTGTTAACCTTATGGATGAAAGTGCTTCATCTACGGCTGAAATACTTTACAAGCTCTTTCGCACATTAAAGATAACAATCACATATGATATGGCAATAAACATATATACCGCAATTTTAACGGATACAGGTTCTTTTAGACACGATAATACAGGTTCCGAGGCATTTCTTATCTGTGAGGAGATGACAAAACTTGGTGTAAAGCCTGTTTATGTGTCCCAGATGGTTTACGAAAATCACCCGAAAGAAAGATATTTACTGCTTGGTCTGGTCTTTTCGACAATGAAAACATACTTTCAGGATAGGGTGGTAATGGCATATGTAACTGAGGAAATGTTTAAAAAGACCAACACTGATAAGGATTATTCCGATGGATTTGTAGAATATTTGCGGGAAATCAGAGGTGTTGAAGCGGCAATTTTAATAAGAGAGATTAATAAACAAAAGTATAAAATCAGTATGAGGTCAAAAGGGCTTGCAGATGTTGCTGCAATCTGTGGAACCTTCGGCGGCGGCGGCCATAAAAAAGCAGCAGGTTGTACAATAGATGGGTCACTTGAAGAAGTAAAGGATAAGCTTAACGAATGCTTTATTAAGGAATTTATATGA
- the truB gene encoding tRNA pseudouridine(55) synthase TruB: MNGFLIVNKDVGMSSYDVIRKLKSLSPFQKIGYIGTLDRNATGVLPVAINEGVKLIPFFENEVKAYRAKLLLGVTTDTLDIEGRVLTTTTPDKFEKETIESLLGRFKGKITQQIPIYSSKKIHRKPMYKLARKGIAMDPHQKEVEIFSIELLDYSHPYIDIDVVCSKGTYIRALANDLGGMLGCGATLFSLKRTRHGEFTHDMSTDIESFNSKEDILNSLISLENVLKSFNEILVMDALERFMKNGMPIPLLGNAREWRDGETTKLLNKKGILIGIGMTDLTSKTIKIKRLINH; encoded by the coding sequence ATGAATGGTTTTTTAATTGTCAATAAAGACGTGGGCATGTCCTCATATGATGTTATTAGAAAACTGAAAAGTTTAAGCCCCTTCCAAAAGATAGGATATATCGGAACACTTGATAGAAACGCTACAGGTGTTTTACCTGTTGCAATTAACGAAGGTGTAAAACTAATACCTTTTTTTGAAAATGAAGTAAAAGCCTATAGAGCAAAACTTCTTCTGGGGGTCACAACAGATACCCTTGACATTGAAGGAAGGGTGCTTACCACAACAACACCTGATAAATTTGAAAAAGAAACCATAGAATCCCTGCTGGGCCGATTTAAAGGTAAAATTACCCAGCAGATCCCTATTTATTCTTCTAAGAAAATCCACAGGAAACCCATGTATAAATTGGCGCGCAAAGGGATAGCTATGGATCCGCACCAAAAAGAAGTTGAGATTTTCAGTATAGAACTTCTTGATTATTCACACCCCTATATTGATATAGATGTTGTATGCTCCAAGGGAACATATATCAGAGCGCTCGCAAACGATCTTGGGGGCATGCTTGGTTGTGGTGCAACCCTGTTCTCTTTAAAAAGGACGCGGCATGGTGAATTTACTCATGACATGAGCACGGACATAGAAAGTTTCAACAGTAAAGAAGATATATTAAACTCTTTAATATCGCTGGAAAATGTTTTAAAATCTTTTAATGAGATTTTGGTGATGGATGCTCTCGAACGATTCATGAAAAACGGGATGCCCATTCCATTACTGGGCAATGCAAGGGAATGGAGAGATGGTGAAACAACGAAATTACTCAATAAAAAGGGTATTCTCATAGGGATCGGTATGACAGATCTGACTTCGAAGACGATTAAAATCAAAAGATTGATAAACCATTAA
- the rpsO gene encoding 30S ribosomal protein S15 translates to MALKTTEKRTIIEGFKTHEKDTGSPEVQIALLTERIKSLTEHFKKFSKDHNSRRGLLILVGSRRKLLSYLKQKNVDRYKKVIEKLGLRK, encoded by the coding sequence ATGGCACTAAAAACTACAGAGAAAAGGACGATCATAGAGGGCTTTAAGACCCACGAAAAGGACACAGGCTCTCCTGAAGTTCAGATTGCGCTTCTTACAGAAAGGATTAAATCTCTGACTGAACACTTTAAGAAGTTTTCTAAAGACCATAATTCGCGGAGGGGATTACTTATCCTTGTCGGAAGCAGGAGAAAGCTGCTTAGCTACCTGAAACAAAAAAATGTTGACAGATATAAAAAAGTCATCGAAAAACTCGGATTAAGAAAATAA
- the pnp gene encoding polyribonucleotide nucleotidyltransferase has product MEEHITIDYAGRPLTISTGGVAKQADGSVLVQYGDTVVLVTAVTDKRPSDRDFLPLTVNYQEMSYAAGRIPGGFLRRESRNSDKTTLTARLIDRGLRPLFPKSFRNETQVIVNVLSVDQENDPVILGIIGASCALTISQIPFGGPMAGVKIGRKEGAFIINPSAAELEESDIDIIVAGTKEAILMVEGAADFAPSNDLIEAIHFGHQSLLPLIECQEKLKELCGKEKMAVQEIEIPDGLKDQIRGKIEQDLIEAFAIRNKLERYSKQDEIRDNLVKEYEGTEASIIIMIFEDIIRDILRQQLLTTRKRIDGRSPDEVRNITCKAGVLPRAHGSALFTRGETQALAITTLGTSDDEQKIESLQEGEIYKNFMLHYNFPPFSVGEVGMLRGPSRREIGHGNLALRALTPTLPERDGFPYTIRIVSEILESNGSSSMATVCGGCLSLMDAGVPIKEPVAGIAMGLVKEGETEIVLTDILGDEDHLGDMDFKVAGSKRGVNAIQMDIKIKGITKEIMSKAVTQAQEGIEKILGIMAETLPGPRESISQYAPRMFTIKIKTDKIRDVIGPGGKMIRSIVEQTGVKIDIDDSGTVTIASPDEESAAKAIEIIQKLTKEVEVGETYFGKVVKVLDAGVIVELAPGVDGFVHISQLADGYIKKTSDVTREGDEFMVKVIAVEPNGRIKLSRKALLNEEKGWPKDA; this is encoded by the coding sequence ATGGAAGAACATATTACAATTGATTATGCAGGCAGACCACTGACAATAAGTACGGGCGGTGTTGCGAAACAGGCTGACGGCAGTGTGCTGGTACAATACGGCGATACCGTAGTACTCGTCACGGCAGTTACAGACAAAAGACCATCTGACAGGGATTTTCTTCCCCTTACGGTAAATTATCAGGAGATGTCCTACGCTGCCGGGAGAATACCAGGCGGCTTTTTGAGAAGAGAAAGCAGGAATTCGGATAAAACGACGCTTACGGCCCGCCTTATAGACAGAGGACTGCGGCCTTTATTCCCAAAGAGTTTTCGAAACGAAACTCAGGTAATAGTAAATGTCCTTTCTGTCGATCAGGAGAACGATCCGGTAATACTCGGTATTATCGGCGCTTCCTGTGCATTGACTATTTCACAGATACCCTTCGGCGGTCCCATGGCCGGAGTAAAAATAGGAAGAAAAGAAGGGGCCTTTATAATAAATCCTTCTGCTGCTGAACTTGAAGAAAGCGATATAGATATAATTGTAGCAGGAACAAAAGAAGCTATATTAATGGTCGAAGGCGCGGCAGATTTTGCACCCAGCAATGATCTTATAGAAGCAATCCATTTCGGCCATCAAAGCCTGCTGCCTTTAATAGAATGCCAGGAAAAATTAAAAGAACTCTGTGGCAAAGAAAAAATGGCAGTCCAGGAAATTGAAATCCCTGATGGATTAAAGGATCAAATCAGGGGCAAAATTGAGCAGGATCTGATTGAAGCTTTTGCCATAAGAAACAAACTTGAAAGGTACAGCAAGCAGGATGAGATTCGCGACAATCTGGTAAAGGAATATGAGGGAACAGAAGCAAGCATCATAATTATGATATTCGAAGATATTATAAGAGATATTCTGCGGCAACAACTCCTTACAACCCGGAAAAGGATAGACGGCAGATCGCCTGACGAAGTAAGGAATATTACCTGCAAAGCCGGCGTGCTTCCCAGGGCGCATGGTTCGGCCCTTTTCACAAGAGGAGAGACCCAGGCATTGGCAATAACAACCCTGGGAACTTCTGATGATGAACAGAAGATTGAATCTTTGCAGGAAGGAGAAATATATAAAAACTTCATGCTGCACTATAATTTCCCGCCTTTCTCTGTGGGTGAAGTAGGCATGCTGAGAGGGCCATCGAGACGCGAGATAGGTCACGGCAACCTTGCCTTAAGAGCTCTTACGCCGACATTGCCCGAAAGAGATGGTTTTCCTTACACAATAAGAATTGTATCGGAAATTCTCGAATCCAACGGTTCGTCTTCTATGGCAACAGTCTGTGGCGGTTGCTTATCGCTGATGGATGCCGGAGTGCCGATAAAAGAGCCTGTGGCAGGTATTGCAATGGGTCTTGTAAAAGAAGGTGAAACGGAAATAGTTCTTACCGATATACTGGGTGATGAAGATCATCTTGGAGATATGGATTTCAAAGTAGCAGGATCAAAAAGAGGTGTTAACGCCATTCAGATGGATATAAAAATAAAAGGCATAACCAAAGAGATTATGTCAAAGGCAGTTACCCAGGCGCAGGAAGGCATAGAAAAGATACTTGGTATTATGGCTGAGACGTTGCCGGGCCCGAGAGAATCAATATCCCAGTATGCACCGAGAATGTTTACCATCAAAATTAAAACTGACAAGATACGGGACGTTATCGGCCCTGGTGGAAAAATGATAAGGAGTATCGTAGAGCAGACAGGCGTGAAAATAGACATAGATGATTCAGGCACTGTAACGATTGCCTCGCCCGATGAAGAATCCGCAGCCAAGGCTATAGAAATAATACAAAAATTGACCAAAGAAGTAGAGGTAGGCGAGACCTACTTCGGAAAGGTTGTAAAAGTTTTGGATGCAGGTGTCATTGTCGAACTAGCGCCAGGAGTGGATGGCTTTGTCCATATCAGCCAGCTTGCCGACGGCTACATAAAAAAGACGTCGGATGTTACCAGAGAAGGTGACGAGTTTATGGTAAAAGTCATAGCTGTTGAGCCGAACGGTAGAATTAAGTTGTCACGAAAAGCATTACTGAATGAAGAGAAGGGTTGGCCAAAGGATGCATGA
- a CDS encoding pitrilysin family protein, translating to MYKKTSLTNGISIVTESIPYFPTISMGLWLKTGGRNENEVNNGISHFIEHMLFKGTSKRTAFDIAKDMDAVGGTINAFTGKEYTCFYARTLRKDMDLAFDILSDMHKHSLFKDDDIEKEKYVIMQEVKMIEDNPEEYIYDMFNASYFKGHSLGLPILGKEENIELFTRDALIKHLETYYSPDNLIITATGRINHDVFVEKVEKLFCDVKKRESQEIPMIEPVPCKNVNIYERDLEHMYLCIGTKGVSQIDKRRYALYVLNAIMGGSMSSHLFQEVREERGLVYNIYSYVNCYHDIGTFGISTSTSHESMREVLTLVKEEISRIRDNGITESELAFSKEHIKGNLFISLESSEARMGRLAKNEIYFGEYIPLKETIREIDSIRKADVDSIAREIFEDLHNIPLTILGRINKTDEKSVEDIWKN from the coding sequence ATGTATAAAAAAACGTCATTAACAAATGGTATCAGCATAGTAACCGAATCTATTCCGTATTTCCCAACCATATCCATGGGGCTGTGGCTGAAAACTGGAGGAAGGAACGAAAACGAGGTAAATAACGGTATTTCTCATTTTATAGAGCACATGCTTTTTAAAGGAACGTCAAAACGTACCGCCTTTGATATTGCAAAGGATATGGATGCTGTCGGAGGAACAATAAATGCTTTTACCGGCAAGGAATATACCTGCTTCTATGCACGAACGCTTAGAAAAGACATGGACCTTGCCTTTGATATATTATCAGATATGCATAAACATTCTCTTTTTAAAGATGACGACATCGAAAAGGAAAAATATGTGATAATGCAGGAAGTAAAAATGATCGAGGATAACCCGGAAGAATACATATACGATATGTTCAATGCGTCTTACTTTAAAGGGCATTCTCTCGGATTACCTATCCTTGGCAAAGAGGAAAATATAGAGCTATTTACAAGGGATGCACTCATAAAACATCTTGAAACCTATTATTCACCGGACAACCTGATCATAACCGCAACCGGCAGAATTAACCATGATGTGTTTGTGGAAAAAGTGGAAAAGCTTTTTTGCGATGTAAAAAAACGGGAATCTCAAGAGATACCCATGATTGAACCTGTTCCCTGCAAAAATGTAAATATTTATGAAAGAGATCTTGAACATATGTATCTCTGTATCGGAACAAAAGGCGTAAGCCAGATTGACAAGAGGAGATATGCCCTTTATGTGCTTAATGCCATTATGGGTGGGAGCATGAGCTCGCATCTTTTCCAGGAAGTAAGAGAGGAAAGGGGGCTTGTCTATAACATTTATTCTTACGTTAATTGTTACCATGATATTGGTACATTCGGTATATCAACCTCAACATCACATGAATCTATGAGAGAAGTTCTGACCCTTGTAAAAGAAGAAATCAGCAGGATACGGGATAATGGTATTACTGAAAGCGAGCTTGCTTTCTCCAAAGAACACATAAAAGGAAATCTCTTCATATCGCTGGAGAGTTCTGAAGCCAGAATGGGAAGGCTTGCAAAAAACGAGATTTACTTTGGTGAGTATATACCCTTGAAAGAAACTATCCGGGAAATAGACAGCATCAGAAAAGCCGATGTAGACAGTATAGCAAGGGAAATCTTCGAGGATTTACATAACATACCACTTACGATACTTGGCAGAATAAATAAAACAGATGAAAAGAGTGTCGAAGATATATGGAAGAACTGA
- the dut gene encoding dUTP diphosphatase, whose product MEELKVLITAKEGTILPEHATEASSGMDLLAFIDKPVTLMPFERMLIDTGLYIGIPEGYEAEIRPRSGLAHKFGITILNTPGTIDSDYRGEIKVLLINLGREPFTIRKGDRIAQMVFKHVIRANWIEVEELPETVRGDGGFGSTGINLTENLQISFGIPYTGSSKK is encoded by the coding sequence ATGGAAGAACTGAAGGTATTAATTACTGCAAAAGAAGGGACTATACTTCCGGAACATGCCACGGAAGCTTCTTCAGGCATGGACCTGCTGGCTTTTATAGATAAACCTGTAACCCTGATGCCGTTCGAGAGGATGCTTATAGATACGGGTTTATATATAGGTATCCCGGAAGGGTACGAGGCAGAAATAAGACCGCGAAGTGGCCTTGCACATAAATTCGGAATTACAATCCTGAACACGCCGGGCACTATAGATAGTGATTACAGAGGCGAGATAAAGGTTCTGCTTATAAATCTCGGCAGAGAACCCTTTACTATCCGAAAAGGGGACAGGATTGCTCAAATGGTATTTAAGCACGTCATCAGGGCAAACTGGATAGAAGTTGAAGAACTGCCCGAAACAGTAAGGGGAGATGGCGGATTTGGTTCCACAGGCATCAATTTGACCGAAAATTTACAAATATCGTTTGGCATCCCATATACAGGAAGTTCAAAGAAGTGA